From the genome of Vitis riparia cultivar Riparia Gloire de Montpellier isolate 1030 chromosome 11, EGFV_Vit.rip_1.0, whole genome shotgun sequence:
actatcttggaattttaattttcgccgcaatcttactgattcagaaattgatctccttcagagattaatgtcctcccttaGTTCAATGcttttctctccttctttggcagattcaagagcgtggtctttgtcaTCGTCAGgcttgttttcagtgaaatcttttttcttggccttgtcaaaagtctcaaatcctatcttgttccttctggccaagtttttgtggagttcaaaagccccttcaaaggttaaggcccttgcttggttagtagcacatgggaaggtaaacactaatgataagttgcaattgagaagaccctacaaatccctctgtcctcaatggtgcattctttgcaaaggaaatgaaGAGTCGAtcgaccacctttttcttcattgtcctgttaccattggactctggcacaagttgttcaatctagcagggttggtttgggtccctccaaggagttttgaggacatgttggttattgcttttaaaggcttggggaactcattaagaggcaagacactttgacaaattgcttgccttactttggTATGGATGGTGTGGTAAGAGAAaaacaataggatctttgaggataatgggagaacggaagagatgttatgggatttgattctgttctattcctctctatgggcttcttgtactgcagcttttagaggagttcctctaagtgttttacaactcaactggattGCGGTTTGcgtttcaaaagtttgagaatgttggggtttctctttgtttttagatttctattgttgggagttttctcttttgttcagtttgtgtaggaaggacctctcatccttcccttggtttcttctctttcttttatatattttctttctcctgtatcttttcttctattaatatatttttcttcgtttctgataaaaaaaaaataagggtttTGTTTTCTCTCTGAGGGTGTGGTCTTGTTTTTATTACTAGGTTGTGTATTCAGAAGGGCCTTTGGGCGGCTTATTGTCATGCCTAGGGTGAGGCTAGCTTTTTAGGGGTTTGGGTTTGTTTGTTGTGTGGGTagtttgtattttcttttccgcTTCCATTTCTCGCTAGCTTCTAGGCCTTTTTTGTATACTATGTGTGTACTTGGCTGCACCTTTTGCTAGCGCTCTATAATCTAATTTCCTATTTacctatcaatatatatatgtatatgcatATGGGGTCATAAGCACAAGTCACATCTAAAACCCGACATCATCATATATTAATCAATCATATGAATAGAATTTGTTGtaataataatgaatgtaagactactaacaataataaatttggatcatgatattttcttttttctcttttttgaaaaataataaagaaaaaattatacttCAAATTATAGggaaagaaattatgaaaaataaattaatataaattaacttaccttaaaaaaattaactagtATTGAATCGATCCACAAGAAGAACCTTTTAACGCTctttggaactcaaaatctagTTTTAGTCCTTGTTTGTTGTTGGTTTCTTCTATATGTGAAGAGGAGCAAGAGTAGGCCAAACAAGCAACAGAATAAGCACCTGGCCTTTAATAAGGGCGTTAGTGCATCTGTTTTCTTTTGTATCACTAGGTGCTCACATTTTTTGTCTGGCTGAGGATTGTTTtttgagaatattaaaaaatggaaagtgTTCAATTAGAACATGAAAATGTGACTGAATTGGTCCTAGTTACACTTCGGGACGGAGTGGAAGAGGGAAGGAGATTCTTGAACGAGGAAAAGGATCCAATGACTTCAAAAGAATTGAACGGGGAGAGGCTTTTGAGAGAGATATGGGTGAAGCAGATCCTTTAATGTACTATGCTAGTGGTTTCTGTTATTCCTGTTATTTCTGTTATTCCATAAAGAGCCTCTATCTCTGTGCATTTTATTCCTGTTATTTCTTCTGTTTGTTGgtagtggtttttttttttaatttctttgtagGCCTGTGATCTATGCTTGGCGTACTTAAGATCTATAACCAACATCCTTCTTACTATTTGTGGGATAGCTAGCCGCCTTCCTTAGTGAAAGTGTCTCTGACTCAACCAATACAACAAGCAGGTCTTCTTCAGCCCGCTTGGAAAGCTATATTATATCTTCAACCAAAGTACCCAACACTTGATTGAAAGTAGGAATGCTAGAAATGGTGAAGTCTTATTGTGCTGGTTCTAGACCTGCATTCCCCCCAAGTGAATGGGTTAGCCTCCCCTACCATTACATTATATTGACAATTTCGAAAAAACTATTGATAATATCATCTTAGTTTGATGGCAATTAGGGAAGTATGCCCCCATCGTCTAGTGGTTCAGGACATCTCTCTTGCTACACCACACAATTAACCtgctctctctcttcttctgcAAATTCAGCTCCTTGGTAAAAATGAACATTTGGCTCTATCTCCTCTTCGCCATCAACCACATCATCTTCCGGTTCTACCAGATTTACTGGTTTTCCAGCTGGACACTGGTTTGATTTATGCCCAAGTTTTCCACACCTATAACAGTTCAAAGTTGCATTGTTGACATAAGGATTTTTAGACACCTACTTGTTAGGTGTTGTTGTTGTTTGCTTTATGGAATTACCACCAGTATTAGAAGCATCCTTTGTCTGTATACTTGGGCATGACTGAATAGGGTTAGCTTTCTGTGGTGCTTTTCCTTTCATAGTTGCAGTATATGAAGAATCAGGAACAACTCAATGACTGTAATTTGATTTTCGCGACATGCTCTAACATCATTGTTCTCAAAGTCATATTATGGGCTTCATCAACCATATCAATTCTCTGCAACCCAATCCTTTCTCTAAGAGATGACTTCAAGCCATTAAGATACCTTGAAACCCATTGGTTTTCTGTTTCAACTAAATTATTACGGGTGGAGAGCCTTATAAATTcagaagtataataaaaaactaactTATGCCTTGCATGCAATTTTGATACATTTGGAACAACTATTGCTCATAATCTGGGGACAAAAATCTTCCCATAAGCAAgtgtttcatttttctccaaGTCCTCATAGGTGCCTTTCCTAGCCTCTGCCCATTCAACTGCAGTTGATCCCACCACACTGTTGCTCCTCCCGTCAACCAAAAAGCAATAAGtttctccattttcctttttggaaccTCCATCATGTCAAAGAACTGTTCTACTTTAAAAGCCCAATCCAAAAAATCCTCCATGTGCAGATGCCCATTGAAAGTAGGAATATCTGCCTTCAGTCTATACTCTTCAAATCCTCTATTTCTCCTTGTTTGTTGAAACTCCCCATACCCACCATCATCAGAATCAGAATCTTCATTGTTTACAGGTTGTCTACATGGGTGTGCAGGAATGAATCATCCAAGGCAGCCCTTCATGCATAATTCCTATGTTGAACGGGCTCTTGATTGGCATCCAAATTCTTTTGGACTAGCATGTTACAAATCTCATTCACCTGTTGTCCTAACCTATCAATTGTTGTCCAAATAGCTTCCACTCCACGATCCTCATTATTAGGGACCATATTTTCGATTGTATTGTTAGCCATCAAACCAGGTCAAACTTCGCTCTAATACCAACTGATGCAACAGAAAGCAAGAAAGGAAAGAGGATAGAACACGTCTAACCCAAGAAAGTCTAGAATCCACCTAAGAACTCTTAAGAAGAGATCTCAATTGACTGAAAATTCAGAACAAaagataaaagatttttttccaTCACTTTTCCCACCTATTTATCCCAATAACCCTTCAATGTCTTCACAACTTCCAACACTTAGGAAATGAAAACCCATAAGTATCTACCACAAGTACCCAAGTACTACAAGTCTCAAGTTTCCtagtaatttaaatattattctaaaactAGTTGACCTGACTATTTTCTTGGGACTAGTTGTCCTGTGTCATCAATACAAAGAGTTCCCCTACTGATCTAGGTTTTTTTAGGCTTTCAAATCTCCATGGGGCTCCACAGATCTGGTCAAAAGCTTCAattttttgccctttttgtTCATTAATTGTGTAGAAAACACCAGTGGAAATCAATTCATGGTCCTTGTCATTTCATTCTTTTAGTGTTCTAGGGTTTTGGTGGTGTCTATAATGatgggatttgattttgttttcctatGGTTCTGCCAACCATGAAATCATGGTCATTGCCGTGCATTGTGTCAACACCCTAAAATTTAATTGCCCAAAAGCAATGAACTTAATTTCTGCCTTGTTGTTTAAGATTTCTGCTCAAAATCTTGTTCTCTGCTTTCCGATGTTGTAGACAAGTGTTAAAAATTATGCCTTTCTTTAAAGGTTATCTTCCACCATTAAGgatattttggatattgttgGGTGGTTAATTGGTCAAATATCAGGTACATCAATTATATACCAACTTCTGGGTTTTGGCCTAATGATATAGCTTTCATATCCTTCAGGCCCTTTATATGCTATCAGAAGCCTAAAGGATAATGGTCCCTAAACTTAAAGTATTAACTCAAAATTACAGAATAAAGagttaaaatagtaaaaaaagatGAGTTTGAACTTGAGCTAATCCAGTCTTGTTGCCTTGTTTTGTAGCTTCCAGTTGGGGCATTTAAATGCCATGTTAAGCTACAACAATCAGTTTTGGTCATTGATTTTAAACtcaattcaaaacttttaagtgcttgtttctttaaaagaaattttttatcctttgtgAGTATGGGAATTTTGATCCAAGATTTACAAtcaaattttcttcataattgaTCCTGCTGGACAAGTTGTCATGATGAAGTTCAACAAAGCTCTGCCACTTGGTGGGCACTAGAGCTTAGAAGGAGCAAAACTGAAGGATTGTTGAGGATGTGGAGTGATCTGATTTAGAATTGAATCTCTATATGCATGGTCTTGGGCCCCTTTCAGGGATGCTAATTCTtcctattttgatttcattgataGCTTGGGTAGGTTTTCACTGCTTTTgaacctgttttttttttttttcatttttgtttttagttttgttttgatttttttagttttttgccttctagttttttttgtttgtttgtttttttttttttttttcacttttgtttCTGCTCTCCAGTGTGCTATCTTTACTTTCTGTGTGCAAAACTTGTTGAATGTTAGTTTGGTGTATGTATATGGTGAATGATTCCTAATCAGTTGGATGAGATGGAAATCTAATCAAAGCATTTGTGGATGCTTATAGATGCTTGTTGCATGTGTTTTTGCCTTGCATGGAGCTTATTTAGTGTGAAGTAATCTGTCTGATTTTTTTGGTTGCTTGGTTTGTTAGAGGAGAGAATATGTGGCAGTAATACTTTTAATTCTCTTTGTTCATCTTAAAtgatcaggaagcttcaggttATTGATAGACGTGGGATTTTTTagactggttttttttttttcactttgaaCTCCATATAACGTAAAAGGGAGTTTAATCAGTGGATCCATTTGGGAAAGCAACATATTCTAGATATTACTGAAGGCAATTCAGGTGAAAATGTTGATACAGAGTTCTCTTCCTAgttcaattgaagctcctctaTCTTTTTTATCTGAGCATGGGAAACAGGATTTTTTATGTGATTGGATGCCTGCTGCTGAAACTTGGCAGATGTATTCAAAATGTGATAAACATCCTCAGGGTGGATGCAGAAAAGCTGTTCCAATTACAGAGGGAATACAGAATGATGATGATTCCTGCtccttaaattttccaaaaagttGTTCCCAGTTATCAACTATCAGTGTCATGTCTGAAGGTTCTGTACCTAATATTGTATATAAGCGAAGGAAGCTCCGAAGGAAGCATGCCACCATTTTTTCAGTCCAGGCATCAGCAGACACAAAGGCAAGTGCTGGTTGCCTTTCTGCTGTCAGTTCTGAAGCCCCTTCAGTGGCAGCCAAGGATGAAAATGGAGTTCCTCAAGTTGGGCTTGAAACTGAAACTGTTACAGATCTTGTTATACTTCCAGTTGAATGTAATAGAGAGCCCAAGGCACAATCTATTGATAGATGTTCTGTTAGGGAAGAGCATGGTTCTGATGATGCACCTAAAAATAGCATGAGCAAAGTTAACGAGTTCTACAGTGCAAATGATAGTTGCTCATCATCGAAATCAAATATGGAACTTGGTTCAGCTTCCATGAAGAATGACGTGGATGACACTGCTGAGTGCTCCTCTTCTAGTGTATTGGGCATGGCAACCATGGGAGAAGATATATCAGAAAAGGACCTATGTATATCTGTCCTTAGAAGCGAGGGGCTTCTTAGAGGATGTTTGCCTAGCAGGAGTTGTCCTACTGATGGTGTTAGTTATGGTAGTAATATCAGGGGTTCCCGGACATGCAAAGTCTGTGGCAAATCAGAAATTTCACTGAAAATTCTAATTTGTGATCATTGTGAAGAGGCATTTCACATGTCTTGTTGTAACCCTTCTATAAAGAAGATACCAGTTGATGAGTGGTTTTGTCACTCTTGTTTGAAAAAGACTCGTAAAATGTTAAAGGAGACAACTATCAGAAGATCTCTGAATATTAATGGTGAAACGAGCAGAAGTAGAAATACAACATGCAAAGGTGAATTAGGTCCTATAGCATTCATGTTGAAGGATACTGGGCCATATACAACCGGAGTTCGAATTGGGAAAGGATTTCAAGCTGAAGTTGCTGACTGGTCAAGTCCAACTGCTAGGTATGTTTGATCAATACACACTTTATCCTTGTGGTTTTTGACACCTTTCTGTtgatttatttggattttttgtGACAAGGAGAAAATGTGCTCATCTCTAAGTACTGTTTCTGAAGTGAGACAAGGGATATAATAATTGATATCTGTTCAAGTTGTCATGAAATTTCTTATCTGTCAAGCATGAGTTGATGATAACATGTAACTACAAAATCTGAACTTTCGAGGCTGGCTACTCAAATTTCAAATCATGTCATAGTACTTGTCTATATGTATTTTAAAGGCAAACAAGGTGATATCAGAACCTTTAGTTCACATGAGTTAtcattccaattttttaaaaaggctGTCTATGGGTTTCCCCCACATGCAGTCACAAAAATGCATGCACAAATGCATATTTGTACTTGCATATGCACACAAGTATTAATCTAATcttttttatggaaatatcaATCTAAAATTTGATGCGATGTGTACTAAATGTTTGGATTTCTTATTTATAACTTATGAATCTCTGGTTACCAATTGgttgtttcaattttgtttaGGTGTTAGGAATAGGTGGTAATAAGTGATGTTGCAAAGAACTAAATCTATTTATTACTCGTCAGGAGACATTCTCATTGAGAACATATCTCTACTGGGTTGCATGAGATCTTCACATGCATCTTAAATCAACTCAATGGATAGTGAGCCTTGTTCAACTATTTGTGTTAGCTGCAGCCAGTTTACGTTTAGTAGTTGCAAGTTGGCTCTAAGTGCATATTTTCTATTGAGTTGTAGGGTATCAtatgtttcaaataaatttcatccACATTCATTTTTGGTAAtcctttttcttgaatttttcaaaacagaAATGTAAATGGGAAGGTATAGCATTATTAACCTGAGAGATGGTTTTACTTATTAAAAGTCCAATTTATGTTTCATCATTTGCAAGTTATAATTGATTTGGTAAAGAAAGTATGTCATTGACTGCCCAAATGGAGTTGtttatttgtgttttcttttacaAGATTAGCACTTTTGGGGGGTATACAAGAGTTAGATTTCATTTTGCtgtccttttattttcttgatgttTCAATAAGATTGCCATACCCTATTATTCACCATTCCCTTTGTTGTCaatcatatttataattctGGTCATGTTACTTGTAacttcttattaatttttatttaatgcaGTGATGTTGATTTTCTTGGTGAACCATTGGAAATGGATCCTTCAGGGTGCGTTAATTTGCATGTAAGATCTCAATTTCTGCATAATGTTGTTATTATTCCAGTCTAGCATTGAAATTTCTGAGTTACTGCAGAAAGTAACCATTATCCATTTTTGTCAGGGACAGAATGCTAACCAGCCTTCAAGACTAAGCTCTATAGGTAATTGGCTTCAATGTCGAGAGGCCATAGATGGCTTAGGAGAAGGTGTCAATGGAATCTTCTGTGGGAAGTGGCGCAGGTAAGCTGAACGATGTTCATATTTCTGGTTTGTAAATACAACTAGCTGTGCTACTCTTTTTTTCAGTGATCATGTAGAAATCTATTGTGCTTTTAGGATCATGCTGTTTGATAAGCATCTATTTGGGGGTCATGTATTTATAGTTTTAcatattgaaaatttggaaaatattttttattactaaagATTTTACCAAAACAGTgttgttaagaaaataaatgccAATTTTATTGATGcagtcctctctctctctctctctctctctctctctctctctctctctctccctctccctctccctctctttccCCCCTAAGAAGctaaagaaatcaaattaatggaaaaaaaatgaaagaatttcGAGTAAGGATGAGAGGCCCTTAAAAGGAGACAAAATCACAGCAACCAAAACTGCCAAAAACCACAAAATCGTTGACAAACCCCTTCCTTCATATAGGCAATGATTTCTTCCTAGAATTTTCCAAGGTCGAAGTACCCCATTGCGCCATATGCTGGCTTCTTGATGACATTCAGACACAGCCTGTCTATCCTTGTTTTTCCCAATTGCTTGACAATGTGTAGAACCTCCCTCGTAATGTTTTGATAACATAGCCTACTCAAGATATAATAGCCAAGGAGGCCAAAACTCTCAGCCCATATTGTTGTGTTATGTGCGTGAGGAGTGGGGCCTCAATTGATAATCGTCCTTTACATTGCCTAGTGGCTTTGAGCCTTTGGCATGAGCTGTTCTGCCTAGCTGGTCTGTCAAGGAGTGTGAGAGATATGATGATTTTCTCTTTTAGGAAGTTTGGGGGGTTCTCATAAAGGTGCTTTGGTATGTGACTTGCCTTACTTTGTTATGGATACTTTTTGAGGGAGAGGATTGTGTGGATTTTTTTCAAGATACATGGAGAA
Proteins encoded in this window:
- the LOC117925163 gene encoding uncharacterized protein LOC117925163 isoform X2; its protein translation is MLIQSSLPSSIEAPLSFLSEHGKQDFLCDWMPAAETWQMYSKCDKHPQGGCRKAVPITEGIQNDDDSCSLNFPKSCSQLSTISVMSEGSVPNIVYKRRKLRRKHATIFSVQASADTKASAGCLSAVSSEAPSVAAKDENGVPQVGLETETVTDLVILPVECNREPKAQSIDRCSVREEHGSDDAPKNSMSKVNEFYSANDSCSSSKSNMELGSASMKNDVDDTAECSSSSVLGMATMGEDISEKDLCISVLRSEGLLRGCLPSRSCPTDGVSYGSNIRGSRTCKVCGKSEISLKILICDHCEEAFHMSCCNPSIKKIPVDEWFCHSCLKKTRKMLKETTIRRSLNINGETSRSRNTTCKGELGPIAFMLKDTGPYTTGVRIGKGFQAEVADWSSPTASDVDFLGEPLEMDPSGCVNLHNANQPSRLSSIGNWLQCREAIDGLGEGVNGIFCGKWRRAPLFEVQTDDWSCFCCVRWDPAHSDCAVPQELETDEVLRQLKYMEMLRPRLVAKQRKKLGRTKSGGSQNHKEDERNTQTR
- the LOC117925163 gene encoding uncharacterized protein LOC117925163 isoform X1, giving the protein MLIQSSLPSSIEAPLSFLSEHGKQDFLCDWMPAAETWQMYSKCDKHPQGGCRKAVPITEGIQNDDDSCSLNFPKSCSQLSTISVMSEGSVPNIVYKRRKLRRKHATIFSVQASADTKASAGCLSAVSSEAPSVAAKDENGVPQVGLETETVTDLVILPVECNREPKAQSIDRCSVREEHGSDDAPKNSMSKVNEFYSANDSCSSSKSNMELGSASMKNDVDDTAECSSSSVLGMATMGEDISEKDLCISVLRSEGLLRGCLPSRSCPTDGVSYGSNIRGSRTCKVCGKSEISLKILICDHCEEAFHMSCCNPSIKKIPVDEWFCHSCLKKTRKMLKETTIRRSLNINGETSRSRNTTCKGELGPIAFMLKDTGPYTTGVRIGKGFQAEVADWSSPTASDVDFLGEPLEMDPSGCVNLHGQNANQPSRLSSIGNWLQCREAIDGLGEGVNGIFCGKWRRAPLFEVQTDDWSCFCCVRWDPAHSDCAVPQELETDEVLRQLKYMEMLRPRLVAKQRKKLGRTKSGGSQNHKEDERNTQTR
- the LOC117925163 gene encoding uncharacterized protein LOC117925163 isoform X3: MALRNQMYSKCDKHPQGGCRKAVPITEGIQNDDDSCSLNFPKSCSQLSTISVMSEGSVPNIVYKRRKLRRKHATIFSVQASADTKASAGCLSAVSSEAPSVAAKDENGVPQVGLETETVTDLVILPVECNREPKAQSIDRCSVREEHGSDDAPKNSMSKVNEFYSANDSCSSSKSNMELGSASMKNDVDDTAECSSSSVLGMATMGEDISEKDLCISVLRSEGLLRGCLPSRSCPTDGVSYGSNIRGSRTCKVCGKSEISLKILICDHCEEAFHMSCCNPSIKKIPVDEWFCHSCLKKTRKMLKETTIRRSLNINGETSRSRNTTCKGELGPIAFMLKDTGPYTTGVRIGKGFQAEVADWSSPTASDVDFLGEPLEMDPSGCVNLHGQNANQPSRLSSIGNWLQCREAIDGLGEGVNGIFCGKWRRAPLFEVQTDDWSCFCCVRWDPAHSDCAVPQELETDEVLRQLKYMEMLRPRLVAKQRKKLGRTKSGGSQNHKEDERNTQTR
- the LOC117925163 gene encoding uncharacterized protein LOC117925163 isoform X4; this encodes MYSKCDKHPQGGCRKAVPITEGIQNDDDSCSLNFPKSCSQLSTISVMSEGSVPNIVYKRRKLRRKHATIFSVQASADTKASAGCLSAVSSEAPSVAAKDENGVPQVGLETETVTDLVILPVECNREPKAQSIDRCSVREEHGSDDAPKNSMSKVNEFYSANDSCSSSKSNMELGSASMKNDVDDTAECSSSSVLGMATMGEDISEKDLCISVLRSEGLLRGCLPSRSCPTDGVSYGSNIRGSRTCKVCGKSEISLKILICDHCEEAFHMSCCNPSIKKIPVDEWFCHSCLKKTRKMLKETTIRRSLNINGETSRSRNTTCKGELGPIAFMLKDTGPYTTGVRIGKGFQAEVADWSSPTASDVDFLGEPLEMDPSGCVNLHGQNANQPSRLSSIGNWLQCREAIDGLGEGVNGIFCGKWRRAPLFEVQTDDWSCFCCVRWDPAHSDCAVPQELETDEVLRQLKYMEMLRPRLVAKQRKKLGRTKSGGSQNHKEDERNTQTR